The proteins below are encoded in one region of Myxocyprinus asiaticus isolate MX2 ecotype Aquarium Trade chromosome 13, UBuf_Myxa_2, whole genome shotgun sequence:
- the LOC127449909 gene encoding tumor necrosis factor receptor superfamily member 17-like isoform X1: protein MCHFSQSCIRSSVFVMEGRSCSSGSVWDSLLKLCISHKFLELTPSHGTEVPPPVLKPVFSTRGLEESWSAVSPVVWICVGLVLSSSVLVLLFWHIIYRHHNRTSQNTAGEKDSTPHATEAVQQEEEVLSPWLHLNGKTQEVPVTEGTCGRSMCNGWAEHGLPLPATELGDSALVTAKTGQPVDV from the exons ATGTGTCATTTCTCTCAGTCTTGTATCAGGTCTTCAGTGTTTGTGATGGAGGGGAGATCATGTTCTTCAGGTTCTGTGTGGGATTCTCTACTCAAACTCTGCATCTCTCACAAATTCCTGGAGCTGACACCTTCACATGGCACCG AAGTTCCTCCGCCGGTTCTGAAGCCCGTGTTCAGCACCAGAGGTCTGGAAGAGTCCTGGTCTGCTGTCAGTCCCGTCGTGTGGATCTGTGTTGGTCTGGTCTTGAGCAGTTCAGTTCTGGTGCTGTTGTTCTGGCACATCATCTACAGACATCACAACAGGACCTCACAGAACACAG CAGGTGAGAAAGACTCGACGCCTCATGCTACGGAAGCAGTACAACAGGAAGAGGAAGTGCTCTCTCCCTGGCTGCACCTCAACGGAAAGACACAGGAAGTGCCAGTCACTGAGGGGACGTGTGGGCGGAGTATGTGTAACGGGTGGGCGGAGCATGGACTGCCACTTCCTGCAACAGAACTGGGAGACTCCGCCCTCGTCACCGCCAAAACTGGACAACCTGTAGACGTCtga
- the LOC127449909 gene encoding uncharacterized protein LOC127449909 isoform X3: MAPMICCVSAEVPPPVLKPVFSTRGLEESWSAVSPVVWICVGLVLSSSVLVLLFWHIIYRHHNRTSQNTAGEKDSTPHATEAVQQEEEVLSPWLHLNGKTQEVPVTEGTCGRSMCNGWAEHGLPLPATELGDSALVTAKTGQPVDV; this comes from the exons ATGGCACCG ATGATCTGTTGTGTGTCTGCAGAAGTTCCTCCGCCGGTTCTGAAGCCCGTGTTCAGCACCAGAGGTCTGGAAGAGTCCTGGTCTGCTGTCAGTCCCGTCGTGTGGATCTGTGTTGGTCTGGTCTTGAGCAGTTCAGTTCTGGTGCTGTTGTTCTGGCACATCATCTACAGACATCACAACAGGACCTCACAGAACACAG CAGGTGAGAAAGACTCGACGCCTCATGCTACGGAAGCAGTACAACAGGAAGAGGAAGTGCTCTCTCCCTGGCTGCACCTCAACGGAAAGACACAGGAAGTGCCAGTCACTGAGGGGACGTGTGGGCGGAGTATGTGTAACGGGTGGGCGGAGCATGGACTGCCACTTCCTGCAACAGAACTGGGAGACTCCGCCCTCGTCACCGCCAAAACTGGACAACCTGTAGACGTCtga
- the LOC127449909 gene encoding tumor necrosis factor receptor superfamily member 17-like isoform X2 produces MCHFSQSCIRSSVFVMEGRSCSSGSVWDSLLKLCISHKFLELTPSHGTEVPPPVLKPVFSTRGLEESWSAVSPVVWICVGLVLSSSVLVLLFWHIIYRHHNRTSQNTGEKDSTPHATEAVQQEEEVLSPWLHLNGKTQEVPVTEGTCGRSMCNGWAEHGLPLPATELGDSALVTAKTGQPVDV; encoded by the exons ATGTGTCATTTCTCTCAGTCTTGTATCAGGTCTTCAGTGTTTGTGATGGAGGGGAGATCATGTTCTTCAGGTTCTGTGTGGGATTCTCTACTCAAACTCTGCATCTCTCACAAATTCCTGGAGCTGACACCTTCACATGGCACCG AAGTTCCTCCGCCGGTTCTGAAGCCCGTGTTCAGCACCAGAGGTCTGGAAGAGTCCTGGTCTGCTGTCAGTCCCGTCGTGTGGATCTGTGTTGGTCTGGTCTTGAGCAGTTCAGTTCTGGTGCTGTTGTTCTGGCACATCATCTACAGACATCACAACAGGACCTCACAGAACACAG GTGAGAAAGACTCGACGCCTCATGCTACGGAAGCAGTACAACAGGAAGAGGAAGTGCTCTCTCCCTGGCTGCACCTCAACGGAAAGACACAGGAAGTGCCAGTCACTGAGGGGACGTGTGGGCGGAGTATGTGTAACGGGTGGGCGGAGCATGGACTGCCACTTCCTGCAACAGAACTGGGAGACTCCGCCCTCGTCACCGCCAAAACTGGACAACCTGTAGACGTCtga